One Amycolatopsis sp. NBC_00355 genomic window carries:
- a CDS encoding glycosyltransferase family 39 protein, which produces MSTTITEAPAPAPPEAAAKPRWQPWALAVVCAAAAALYLWHIGDGRIGNSYYSAAVRSMSAGIRDFLFGSFDGLGVVTLDKPPLGQWPQVLSTALFGFHGWSLLLPQALEGVAAVFLLHRAVRRWAGENTALLAAALLAVTPVTVAVDRDNNPDSLLVLLLVAAAYALTRAVRAERPRSATHWLLACAALLGFGFTTKMLQAWIVVPGFAVAYLAGPGAGPRRKAADLLGAAVVLVVTSGWWIALVDLWPGTKPYIGGSTDGSAWQLLWGYNGFSRILGGDATLPGGGLPSGMVLPPGVRLPPGGLVKVFGGEPGAGRLFGDLAGGQISWLLPLALVLLAAAAVAGCRAPRADRARTAGWLLWGSWLVVTGLLFSFAHGTWHPYYTAVLAPPMAALIAAGVAWLWRTRARWPARAVLAVGFLLTGGWAFVLIGRTPGYHGWTAAAALIGAIAAAAAVSVPRLVRPGVVLGLAAVVLTPAVWSVATATAGTDNGPLPTAGPALGGAPAPVALSPQEQRILSYARQHSGGTAITLLIDGSAMFTAPYLITTGDPVVGVGGFLGTDDVPTPATLQRWVADGTIKYVLSYTAPGDPGPTGVQRARSAWFDAHCTTLPPAEYGAKAAEVQGASSFTGLVGGERLRECHRS; this is translated from the coding sequence GTGTCGACGACCATCACCGAGGCCCCGGCCCCCGCTCCGCCGGAGGCGGCCGCGAAACCCCGCTGGCAACCCTGGGCGCTGGCCGTGGTGTGCGCCGCCGCGGCCGCGTTGTACCTGTGGCACATCGGGGACGGCCGGATCGGGAACAGCTACTACTCCGCCGCGGTCCGGTCGATGTCGGCGGGCATCCGCGACTTCCTGTTCGGCTCGTTCGACGGCCTCGGCGTGGTGACGCTCGACAAGCCCCCGCTCGGCCAGTGGCCCCAGGTGCTGTCCACCGCGCTGTTCGGGTTCCACGGCTGGTCGCTGCTGCTCCCCCAGGCGCTCGAAGGCGTCGCCGCCGTCTTCCTGCTCCACCGCGCGGTGCGGCGCTGGGCCGGGGAGAACACGGCCCTGCTCGCCGCGGCGCTGCTCGCGGTGACGCCGGTGACCGTCGCGGTCGACCGCGACAACAACCCGGACAGCCTGCTCGTGCTCCTGCTCGTCGCCGCGGCTTACGCCCTCACCCGGGCCGTGCGGGCCGAGCGCCCGCGCAGCGCGACGCACTGGCTGCTGGCCTGCGCCGCGCTGCTGGGTTTCGGCTTCACGACGAAGATGCTGCAGGCGTGGATCGTGGTCCCCGGCTTCGCCGTCGCCTACCTGGCCGGCCCCGGCGCGGGCCCGCGTCGCAAAGCCGCGGACCTGCTCGGCGCGGCGGTCGTCCTGGTCGTGACGTCCGGGTGGTGGATCGCGCTGGTCGACCTGTGGCCCGGCACCAAGCCCTACATCGGCGGCAGCACCGACGGCTCGGCGTGGCAGCTCCTGTGGGGCTACAACGGGTTCAGCCGGATCCTGGGCGGCGACGCGACACTGCCCGGCGGCGGGCTGCCCTCGGGCATGGTGCTCCCGCCCGGCGTCCGGCTCCCGCCCGGTGGCCTCGTCAAGGTGTTCGGCGGCGAGCCCGGCGCGGGCCGGCTCTTCGGCGACCTGGCCGGCGGGCAGATCTCCTGGCTGCTGCCCCTGGCCCTGGTCCTGCTGGCCGCGGCGGCCGTCGCCGGCTGCCGCGCGCCGCGGGCCGACCGGGCCCGCACGGCGGGCTGGCTGTTGTGGGGCAGCTGGCTGGTCGTCACCGGCCTGCTGTTCAGCTTCGCGCACGGCACCTGGCACCCGTACTACACCGCCGTGCTGGCACCCCCGATGGCCGCGCTCATCGCGGCCGGCGTCGCGTGGCTGTGGCGGACGCGCGCGCGGTGGCCGGCGCGCGCGGTGCTCGCGGTGGGGTTCCTGCTCACCGGCGGCTGGGCGTTCGTCCTCATCGGACGGACGCCGGGGTACCACGGGTGGACCGCCGCGGCGGCGCTGATCGGCGCGATCGCCGCCGCCGCCGCGGTTTCCGTGCCCCGGCTCGTCCGGCCGGGCGTGGTGCTCGGGCTGGCCGCGGTGGTGCTGACGCCGGCGGTCTGGTCGGTGGCCACGGCAACGGCCGGGACGGACAACGGCCCGCTGCCGACGGCCGGTCCCGCGCTGGGCGGCGCTCCCGCACCCGTCGCGCTTTCCCCGCAGGAGCAACGGATCCTGTCCTACGCGCGGCAGCACAGCGGCGGTACCGCGATCACGCTCCTGATCGACGGCAGCGCCATGTTCACCGCGCCCTACCTGATCACGACCGGCGACCCGGTGGTCGGCGTCGGCGGGTTCCTCGGCACGGACGACGTCCCGACGCCGGCGACCCTGCAGCGCTGGGTCGCCGACGGCACGATCAAGTACGTCCTGAGCTACACCGCGCCCGGCGACCCCGGCCCGACCGGGGTGCAGCGGGCCCGGTCGGCGTGGTTCGACGCGCACTGCACGACGCTGCCGCCGGCCGAGTACGGCGCGAAGGCGGCGGAAGTGCAGGGAGCGTCGTCGTTCACCGGCCTGGTCGGCGGCGAGCGGCTGCGCGAGTGCCACAGGTCGTGA
- a CDS encoding cytochrome P450 — protein MRESGRAGRVRLPWGGTTWVLTAADDIRAMLTDPRFSSDRLLPGFPFLVREPLSGPRSFTPSIINMDPPQHTAARHELVGEYTIRRLERLRPRIREIVEERFDALLAGPRPADLVSTVALPIPSRVICGQLGVPYADHEFFQTRSMALLRRQTTREQRQRTVDELQAYFRDLIALKAAEPADDLLSRQVQRRRATGDVNAAELASLAVLLVVAGHETTSNMIALGTLFLLENPRIHAELAADPSRVPDAVEELLRHLSVAEVATARIATADADLAGVRIRAGEGVIGLCHAGNRDPAHFTSPDEFALGRPNRHHHLAFGFGPHQCIGQNLARLELEVYFATLLRRVPDLRLAGPLDDVRFKHDSAVFGPYELPVTW, from the coding sequence ATGCGGGAATCCGGGCGCGCCGGCCGGGTCCGGCTGCCGTGGGGCGGCACGACCTGGGTGCTCACCGCCGCAGACGACATCCGCGCCATGCTCACCGACCCGCGGTTCAGCTCCGACCGGCTGCTGCCCGGGTTCCCGTTCCTCGTCCGGGAACCGCTTTCCGGGCCCCGGAGCTTCACGCCGTCGATCATCAACATGGACCCGCCGCAGCACACCGCGGCGCGGCACGAACTCGTGGGCGAGTACACCATCCGGCGCCTCGAACGGCTGCGCCCGCGGATCCGCGAGATCGTCGAAGAACGCTTCGACGCGCTGCTGGCCGGGCCGCGGCCGGCCGACCTGGTGTCCACTGTGGCCTTGCCGATCCCGTCGCGGGTGATCTGCGGCCAGCTGGGCGTGCCCTACGCCGACCACGAGTTCTTCCAGACCCGCAGCATGGCGTTGCTGCGCCGCCAGACCACGCGGGAGCAGCGGCAGCGGACGGTCGACGAGCTGCAGGCGTACTTCCGCGACCTGATCGCGCTGAAGGCGGCGGAACCCGCCGACGACCTGCTCAGCCGTCAGGTGCAGCGGCGCCGCGCCACCGGGGACGTCAACGCCGCCGAGCTCGCGAGCCTCGCCGTGCTGCTCGTCGTGGCCGGCCACGAGACGACGTCCAACATGATCGCGCTCGGCACGCTCTTCCTCCTGGAGAACCCGCGGATCCACGCCGAGCTGGCGGCGGACCCGTCCCGCGTCCCGGACGCGGTGGAGGAGCTGCTGCGGCACCTGTCGGTGGCGGAGGTGGCGACGGCCCGGATCGCGACCGCCGACGCGGACCTCGCCGGCGTCCGCATCCGCGCCGGCGAAGGCGTGATCGGGCTGTGCCACGCGGGAAACCGCGATCCCGCGCACTTCACGAGCCCGGACGAGTTCGCGCTCGGCCGCCCGAACCGCCACCACCACCTCGCGTTCGGCTTCGGCCCGCACCAGTGCATCGGCCAGAACCTGGCCCGCCTCGAGCTGGAGGTCTACTTCGCCACGCTGCTGCGCCGCGTCCCGGACCTGCGGCTCGCCGGGCCGCTGGACGACGTCCGGTTCAAACACGACTCGGCGGTCTTCGGGCCGTACGAACTGCCGGTGACCTGGTAA
- a CDS encoding glycoside hydrolase family 3 N-terminal domain-containing protein, whose product MNRRSLLAGVGGLLAAGGVVSSGVLASPAAADPVARPERNDRVEGLLKQMTLAEKLGQLQLLGNETDARTALATGQLGGVFSVVGAAKLNALQRVAVEQTRLRIPLIFGLDVIHGYTTNFPIPLAQGSSFDPAVAGADASVSAKEARRSGIHWTYAPMMDVTHEPRWGRIAEGYGEDPYLATKLAVSKVRGYQGDDYSSPDRLAACAKHFVAYGGAEGGRDYNTVDVSLQRLHNFYLPPFKASVEAGVATVMASFNTISGVPAHGNGYVLHDVLKGAYGFRGFVVSDYTGVEELILHGLAGDGADAAAAALPAGVDMEMVSTNYVRYGQQLLAQRRITRDQIDDAVRRILLVKVKLGLFERPYADEAGEVKAPSPAALAASRQAAGRCMVLLKNDGPVLPLAKTVGSVAVVGPLGTATYDLNGTWSGLGTGAATTPPVTVVDGIKAAAPGATVTYAAGCTVEGTDTSGFAAAQQAARAADVTVVVVGETAAMSGEAAARSTIDLPGVQQQLVAAIKATGKPFVVVLVNGRPLTIPYLHDNAPAILEAWAPGVQGGHAVADVLFGTVNPGGKLPVSFPRAVGQIPIYYNHENTGRPADPANKYTSKYLDLESGPLYEFGFGLSYTTFRVEGLRLSDTRLPARGGRIQVSAKVTNTGTRAGDEVVQLYVRDPVATIVQPVRRLRGFQRVTLAAGASTTVSFTLTPDDVGFYDNAARFRVEPGKIEVYVGTSSAATLTSSFTVV is encoded by the coding sequence GTGAACCGGCGCAGCCTGCTCGCCGGTGTCGGCGGCCTGCTCGCCGCCGGTGGCGTCGTCTCGAGCGGCGTGCTCGCTTCGCCCGCCGCCGCGGATCCCGTCGCCCGGCCGGAGCGCAACGACCGGGTGGAGGGCCTGCTCAAGCAGATGACCCTCGCCGAGAAGCTCGGCCAGCTGCAGCTGCTCGGCAACGAGACCGACGCGCGCACGGCGCTGGCGACCGGGCAGCTCGGCGGCGTCTTCTCGGTGGTCGGCGCGGCGAAGCTCAACGCCCTGCAGCGCGTCGCCGTCGAGCAGACCCGGCTGCGCATCCCGCTGATCTTCGGTCTGGACGTCATCCACGGGTACACCACCAACTTCCCGATCCCGCTGGCCCAGGGCTCGAGCTTCGACCCCGCGGTGGCGGGCGCCGACGCGTCGGTCTCGGCGAAGGAGGCCCGGCGCAGCGGCATCCACTGGACCTACGCCCCGATGATGGACGTCACCCACGAGCCGCGCTGGGGGCGCATCGCCGAGGGCTACGGCGAAGATCCTTACCTGGCCACGAAACTCGCCGTCTCGAAGGTCCGCGGCTACCAGGGTGACGACTACTCGTCACCGGACCGCCTCGCCGCCTGCGCCAAGCACTTCGTCGCCTACGGCGGGGCCGAAGGCGGGCGCGACTACAACACCGTCGACGTCTCGCTGCAGCGGCTGCACAACTTCTACCTCCCGCCGTTCAAAGCGTCGGTCGAGGCCGGCGTGGCGACCGTGATGGCCAGCTTCAACACCATCAGCGGGGTGCCCGCGCACGGCAACGGCTACGTGCTGCACGACGTCCTCAAGGGCGCCTACGGCTTCCGCGGGTTCGTCGTCAGCGACTACACCGGCGTCGAGGAGCTGATCCTGCACGGGCTCGCCGGTGACGGCGCGGACGCCGCCGCGGCCGCGCTCCCGGCCGGTGTCGACATGGAGATGGTCAGCACGAACTACGTGCGGTACGGCCAGCAGCTGCTGGCGCAACGGCGGATCACGCGCGACCAGATCGACGACGCCGTCCGCCGGATCCTGCTGGTCAAGGTCAAGCTGGGCCTGTTCGAACGGCCGTACGCCGACGAGGCCGGCGAGGTCAAGGCGCCGTCGCCGGCCGCGCTCGCCGCGTCGCGCCAGGCGGCCGGGCGGTGCATGGTGCTGCTCAAGAACGACGGGCCGGTGCTGCCGCTGGCGAAGACGGTCGGCTCGGTGGCCGTCGTCGGGCCGCTCGGCACCGCGACCTACGACCTCAACGGCACCTGGTCGGGCCTCGGCACCGGCGCGGCCACGACGCCGCCGGTGACCGTGGTCGACGGGATCAAGGCCGCGGCGCCCGGGGCCACGGTGACCTACGCCGCCGGCTGCACCGTCGAGGGCACCGACACCAGCGGGTTCGCCGCCGCGCAACAGGCGGCCCGCGCGGCCGACGTCACCGTCGTGGTGGTCGGCGAGACCGCCGCGATGAGCGGTGAGGCCGCCGCGCGCAGCACTATCGACCTCCCCGGCGTCCAGCAGCAGCTGGTGGCGGCGATCAAGGCGACCGGGAAGCCGTTCGTGGTGGTGCTGGTCAACGGCCGGCCGCTGACGATCCCGTACCTGCACGACAACGCCCCCGCCATCCTCGAGGCATGGGCGCCGGGCGTGCAGGGCGGGCACGCGGTCGCGGACGTCCTGTTCGGCACGGTGAACCCGGGCGGCAAGCTGCCGGTGAGCTTCCCGCGCGCGGTCGGCCAGATCCCGATCTACTACAACCACGAGAACACCGGCCGCCCGGCCGACCCGGCGAACAAGTACACGTCCAAGTACCTCGACCTGGAGTCCGGCCCGCTCTACGAGTTCGGTTTCGGCCTGTCGTACACGACGTTCCGCGTCGAGGGCCTGCGCCTGTCGGACACCCGGCTGCCGGCCCGCGGCGGGCGGATCCAGGTGAGCGCGAAGGTCACCAACACCGGCACCCGCGCGGGCGACGAGGTCGTCCAGCTGTACGTGCGCGACCCGGTCGCCACGATCGTCCAGCCCGTCCGGCGGCTGCGCGGCTTCCAGCGGGTGACCTTGGCCGCGGGCGCGTCGACCACGGTCTCGTTCACCCTCACCCCCGACGACGTCGGCTTCTACGACAACGCGGCCAGGTTCCGGGTGGAGCCGGGCAAGATCGAGGTCTACGTCGGCACCAGCTCGGCGGCCACCCTGACGTCGAGCTTCACGGTGGTGTGA
- a CDS encoding MarR family winged helix-turn-helix transcriptional regulator codes for MGDQLSPSAVEASQRVRAVIRRLRRGIAGASDPGDVTLSQATVLTRLADSDGLTTSDLAAADGVRHQSMTSTVAALLDLGLVKRRPDPRDGRRLLVTVTAKGRRHVEAGRQARGEWLAARLQEECTEEERQTILAAMAVLDRLVHD; via the coding sequence ATGGGTGATCAACTGTCTCCGTCGGCCGTCGAGGCGTCACAGCGGGTCCGCGCCGTCATCCGGCGGCTGCGCCGGGGCATCGCCGGTGCCTCGGACCCCGGGGACGTCACGCTGTCGCAGGCCACGGTGCTGACCCGGCTGGCCGACAGCGACGGTCTCACCACCAGCGACCTCGCCGCGGCCGACGGGGTGCGGCACCAGTCGATGACCTCGACGGTCGCCGCGCTGCTCGACCTCGGCCTCGTCAAGCGGCGGCCGGATCCCCGGGACGGCCGCCGCCTGCTGGTCACCGTCACGGCCAAGGGACGCCGGCACGTCGAGGCGGGCCGGCAGGCTCGTGGCGAGTGGCTCGCCGCGCGGCTGCAGGAGGAGTGCACGGAGGAGGAACGGCAGACCATCCTGGCCGCGATGGCGGTGCTGGATCGGCTCGTCCATGACTGA
- a CDS encoding MFS transporter, producing the protein MDDRTPGAAKAGFDRGLIPPMLLGSILNPVNSTIMAVALVPIGAALGAPPSQTAWLVSALYLATALGQPIVGRLIDIFGPRRLFLISTSLVGVAGVLGTVAPGLGVLVASRVLLGFGTCAGYPAAMALLRSEAKRTGQDNPAGVLTALAVANQTIAVIGPLLGGLLIGLGGWRATFALNVPLAAVAVVLGLLRLPRTEETSTRERWTARLDLPGMGLFAAMLVALLLFLMDLRPGSWYLLVIAVVAGAAFAVRELRAAIPFIDLRVLGGNAPLLATYGRALVAYIVSYAFLYGFTQWTEEGFGLSPFHAGLAQIPMFLVAIVVSITTGRHKGVRGKLLLGALGQIAGCVLMLVLTAASPLWMLLLIAVVFGIPQGAAGLALQNSVYHQADPERTGSSAGLLRTFAYVGSMVASATTAAAFGPHASTAGMHTLAWVMLAAAVLFLLVTIADRGLRRL; encoded by the coding sequence GTGGATGACCGGACACCGGGAGCCGCGAAGGCGGGCTTCGACCGCGGGCTGATCCCGCCGATGCTGCTGGGGTCGATCCTGAACCCGGTCAACTCGACCATCATGGCCGTCGCGCTGGTCCCGATCGGCGCGGCGCTCGGGGCCCCGCCCTCGCAGACCGCGTGGCTGGTTTCGGCCCTGTACCTGGCCACCGCGCTCGGCCAGCCGATCGTGGGCCGGCTGATCGACATCTTCGGCCCGCGCCGGCTCTTCCTGATCAGCACGAGCCTGGTCGGCGTCGCGGGCGTCCTCGGGACCGTGGCCCCGGGCCTCGGTGTGCTGGTCGCGTCGCGGGTGCTGCTGGGGTTCGGCACGTGCGCCGGTTACCCGGCCGCGATGGCGTTGCTGCGCAGCGAGGCGAAGCGCACCGGGCAGGACAACCCCGCCGGCGTGCTGACCGCGCTGGCCGTGGCCAACCAGACCATCGCCGTCATCGGCCCGCTGCTCGGCGGCCTGCTGATCGGGCTCGGCGGGTGGCGCGCCACCTTCGCGCTCAACGTGCCGCTGGCCGCGGTCGCGGTCGTGCTCGGGCTGCTGCGGCTGCCCCGCACGGAGGAGACGTCCACACGGGAACGCTGGACCGCCCGGCTCGACCTGCCCGGCATGGGCCTCTTCGCCGCCATGCTGGTGGCCTTGTTGCTGTTCCTGATGGACCTGCGCCCGGGCAGCTGGTACCTGCTGGTGATCGCCGTCGTGGCCGGGGCCGCCTTCGCCGTGCGGGAGCTGCGGGCCGCGATCCCGTTCATCGACCTGCGGGTGCTGGGCGGCAACGCGCCACTGCTGGCCACCTACGGGCGCGCGCTGGTCGCCTACATCGTCTCCTACGCCTTCCTCTACGGCTTCACCCAGTGGACCGAGGAGGGGTTCGGCCTCTCGCCGTTCCACGCCGGGCTCGCGCAGATCCCGATGTTCCTGGTGGCGATCGTCGTCTCGATCACCACCGGCCGGCACAAGGGCGTGCGCGGGAAGCTCCTGCTCGGCGCGCTCGGGCAGATCGCCGGGTGCGTGCTGATGCTGGTGCTCACCGCCGCGAGTCCACTGTGGATGCTGCTGCTGATCGCCGTCGTCTTCGGCATCCCGCAGGGGGCGGCCGGCCTGGCCCTGCAGAACTCCGTCTACCACCAGGCGGATCCCGAGCGCACCGGGTCGTCGGCCGGGTTGCTGCGCACCTTCGCCTACGTCGGTTCGATGGTCGCGTCCGCCACGACGGCGGCGGCCTTCGGCCCGCACGCCAGCACGGCGGGCATGCACACCCTGGCCTGGGTGATGCTCGCGGCCGCCGTGCTGTTCCTGCTGGTCACGATCGCCGATCGCGGCCTGCGTCGCCTCTGA
- a CDS encoding cysteine hydrolase family protein — protein sequence MSRTALLAMDLQNTHLARVPEDYLPRAVRALETARRTGVPVIHVALRLRPDHADVHSRNKMFGSVPAGLYTADDEGAAIHPDVAPLDSELVVYKNRVSAFAGNNLRQLLEAQDIGHLVLAGIATGGIVLSTALQAADLDYGVTVLSDACVDPSPELHDALVTHIFARRGGVATVGEWASSVS from the coding sequence GTGTCCCGTACCGCCCTGCTCGCGATGGACCTCCAGAACACCCACCTCGCGCGCGTCCCGGAGGACTACCTGCCGCGCGCCGTGCGGGCGCTGGAAACCGCGCGGCGCACCGGCGTCCCCGTCATCCACGTCGCCCTCCGGCTGCGGCCGGACCACGCCGACGTCCACTCCCGCAACAAGATGTTCGGCTCGGTGCCGGCCGGCCTCTACACCGCCGACGACGAGGGCGCCGCCATCCACCCCGACGTCGCGCCCCTCGACAGCGAGCTCGTCGTCTACAAGAACCGCGTCAGCGCGTTCGCCGGCAACAACCTGCGGCAGCTCCTCGAGGCCCAGGACATCGGTCACCTCGTCCTGGCCGGCATCGCCACCGGCGGCATCGTCCTGTCGACCGCCCTGCAGGCCGCCGACCTCGACTACGGCGTCACGGTCCTGTCCGACGCCTGCGTCGATCCGAGTCCCGAACTGCACGACGCTCTCGTGACCCACATCTTCGCCCGCCGGGGCGGTGTCGCCACCGTCGGGGAGTGGGCGTCGAGCGTGTCCTGA